In Brachypodium distachyon strain Bd21 chromosome 5, Brachypodium_distachyon_v3.0, whole genome shotgun sequence, the genomic window CTGCAATACTCTGTACAAATTACGTCTATGTTTTGGTCTCTCTAGGCAAGaaacaacattttttatgaTGAGATGATTTATAACCTACCACTAGACTAACGTTTCTTAACTAATCCTACTGGCGGCTTAGGGCTTCTACCAAATGATTTGGGCGTGAATTCGGTGGAGAAATCCAATAAAGTATTCGTGGAAAAGAAATGTGTCGATTGACTGATGTCTCGGACCATTTGTTTTCCGAGTAAACGGCACGTACCGAGGTCGCCCGTTCAGCTGAGCAGTCTGACCGCCATGCTGCTTCTGCACGCGTCTGAAATCTGAGGCTACTGCCGCCGCGTATACGGCACCGATGAGATGAGTTCTCTTTCTTTCATGACGCGATCTGATTGCCgccggaaaactgtacgtctTCCCCCTGTCCCCCATCCATCTTCAGCtagtgttttttgtttttgtttttgttttttgacagcatctTCAGCTAGCGTTTCTTGCGCGCGGCCACGACGAATTAATCTGTGTGAGATCGAGCCGGCCATCAATATTGATCAGCCTTCGTTTCGCGGGGCTCTTCTTGGTTTGGTGACGGAGATGGCGCTCCGCGTTGGCGATCAGGCAGCTTCACGTAACGACGTACGCCGGGAAAATTAATGTGCACCTACGTTCTATGAAGCTAGCCAGAGGCAGCGGGCCATGACCAACTCGCAACTTATATCTCGCCACCTGATCCACCACACTCTTCTTAGGGGAAGCCGGTCTAATTAACTTTTGAGGCAGGCATGCAACACGCGCGCGTGCTTAATTGGAAGTTGGAAACGCCTTCCGGTCGTCCTCTTCCGGCCGTACGGCCACACCTTTCCGTAGAACGTCGCCGCAGCCGGCTCCAGCTCCAGGGAGCTCATGTCGGGTTTTCTTGAGTTAGGGACCGTGTTTTAGGGTTCCTAAACCCTAAAGCCTAAATGTCCAGACCAATTGTATCCATCATTCCCTCCCTTGTAGGCCCCTATGCTTTCTACTGTTTACCTTAACTCTCTACTGAATTCCAGATAATTTTCCCAAAAGAGAAGCGAAGAAATGGTCGCGACGACCAGAAAGCAAACGGTGCTGAGACTGCGTGCAGCTTACGAAAACGAAACCTACAGGGTCATATTACACAGTCTTGATCTCGAGCTGTCACCCTCTTCCGCTGTCTCCTGGGACCCACCTACCTCTACCAAGCACAGCAAGATCGCGTGCAGGGGACGTGCACTGTGctgtgtacgtacgtgcacGCCACCACCGTTGATCGCCACCGGCTCCGTCTTCTCCAACCACGtcatcatcgccgccgccgcggccggcctACCTGGTTGGTGCGGCGAATCAAACCAGTCCGGctgatgcttttttttttttgagaataagTCCGGCTGATGCTGTGTACGTActactttctttcttttttattctAGCCATATGGACCATCCTACATTGGTACTGCTACTATGTTTTCCTCGAGGAATTTGATCCCAGCGCCAAACTTTCTGAAGGCCTCTAACATTATATGGCCTTGCTCTTGGACCAAATCTCTTGGGAATCAACGAAGAGAATACCCCCAAATCACTGCAACGAATCaatcaaacattttttttcgcATTTTGTATAGAAAGTCCAGCTAACACAGCATATTATGGTACTACAGTACacagttttcttcttctcgtgaAAGTGTACTAGAGTACACATGTACTACCAGCATTTCAGTTAGACGACGAGTTGACATCAATCACTGGTATACGAAGTTTACATCAAACGAGTATAAATAATGTAAGACTAGGTTACACAGAATAATTAAGTTGCATAAAAGGCAGCCGGCAGCAAATCAAGATGACAGTAACGTGTAAACGATTCATGGTAATGGAACGGCAGTAAAAggacaaacaacaaacaatgTAGATAATTGCAAGACCGCACATCAGAGAAGTTTGTACAGGCAGGCCAAATGTAAGTACAGAAAAAAAGGCTTATCTGGGGAATCATTTTGCCAATCGTTCCAGGCAGGCCAATGTATAATAATAGTATATTTCAGGCCTGCCAACCACTCAAATACTTTATTAGCCTTCAAAGAAAACCACCCAATGCTACTTTATTTCTGGCAAAACAATGCCAAGATAACTCCAGCCAAAAACACTTGCCTTGTTGATGCCGTAGCATCCCAATCTTTGAGATTCCATGGCTTCCCTATATATACAGTTAATCAGCTGCACTCACAGTCACACACTCAACTGCTTCAACTCGTTTGTTGCCACATTTCACAATCCATAAGCACCACTGAAGGCAGAGGCGATGAGGAAAAGCCAGAGTCATGACTTCGAGACTGATGTCCCTGCCGCTGAGCTATGGGAAGTCTACGGTACACTCCGTGCAGCAGAGCTATTGCCTGAATTGCTTCCGCAGGTCCTCTCGAAGGTTGAGCTCGTGAGCGGTGATGGTGGCCTTGGCACCATCTTGGAGCTGACATTTCCTCCAGGTGAGATTCTGAAACCCCTTTGGGTTCTGATGTTGGTGATGGTATTATTGAGAACTAATTGCATGCTGCTCACTAGGAATTCCTGGCCTGGAGAAATACAAGGAGAAATTTACCAAAATTGAcaatgaaaaatatatcaagGAGGCAGAAACAATTGATGGCGATGTTCTGAAGCTCGGATTCCTCTATTACATGGTCAGGTTTGAGATCATTGTGAAAGGACCCAGCTCTTCAGTGATAAGATCAACTATTGAGTATGAGATTGATGATGGGCATCCTGAGCTTGAATCCATGGTCAGTACTGCACCTTTGGCTGCAACCGCTGAAAGATTTGCAGGGTATATCAAGGAGCAGAAGATCGCTCAGAGCAGTACTTGAAGCAGCCCTGAGCAAAAAGTATCGATACTTGAGAAATAAATGTCTGATTCCACTTCGCGTACTTTCGCTGCACAGACATGTTGTGCAGCAAATTTGAGCGCCAGATCAGACAAATCATGGAGCACATTCTGATAATTTGTTTGATCATTAAATTTTTACCCCATAGTGATACATCGGTATTTTGCGTTCCATGTAAGCTTTTATGATGTATCATCACATCCTAGGAAAATATTTTCATGCATAGTATTTAGTGGCTGATGGCCAGTTGAACCAAATAAAGAGAATGTAACTCAGGTTGATGGCGATATGACATCTTATGGTTGATTATATCATATAAACACCTTTTTTCCTAAAATAAATTGTCTATTCATATTCGTCATGTTCATCTCAGTCTGCCAGCCACACATCCTCAGAATGCGATGAGCTaaaatttcacaaaaataataGTCTATGTAGCGAGAACTCACTGTGCACTCCTTGGCAAGCCACACAGAACTCACAAAAGCAATGAAAGGGAACTCTTGCCATGTGTTCGAGACAGGCCTCTTTGCAACTGAGGTGTGGGAGGTCTATAGCCTCCTTATTGGCCAGTTGGTTCCTCAATTGCTTCCTGACATGCTCTCAATGGTGGAGCTTGTTGATGGAGATGGTGGAGTTGGAACAGTCTTTCTTCTCACATTTCCTCCTGGTCAGAACCTGAAACACATACACTTCAGCAAGACGCCAAGACCTGATTTTGGCTTCACAATTCGACAATGGAACTTTTTTCATAGAATTTTTTAGAACGaaacaatgtgatactatacAATTCGACAATGGAACTTTTTGCTGAAAGTAGATCACAGAATTCCATTAAAATGGGAACTTTGATACTCTGGGCCTCTGGTAAAGGACAATTTTAATTAATAGAACTTTTAAAGGATAATAGAACTTTTTTCATCGAATTTTTAAAGGACAATTCTATAATTAATGAACTATACAACTTGTTTAGTAACATATCAGAAAGATAAACCATCAATTTTGTAAAGGAGACCTATAAATTAGGCATGTCGTCTCATGTCTTCACTGCTGACTATCCTTGCATCATTTCGTGTGATCACAAGGGTGCTTGATTCCTTAAATCTGGACAATTCATGTGTATTTTGGTCTTTGTTGCTCCATAACGGTGTAACCAGCACCTCCAGTAAACCCCTGAAGTGCACAGCAAATGAAGCTGCAATCTCCCTGCACAGAATCCTATGAATCATTAAGATATCCTATAATAATAAAATGCTTCCATGGAACCTAGAGTTTCTCCCTCACAATTTGACAACAATGCAAAGCAGTAAACTGTATCCATGAAATCCAAAAGAATGGGAGCAATACAACTAGTGCTAAAAATAAGATAATGAAACTTGGGGTAGTTGGTAAAAATGCAAATTACTGGAAGCATGCCAAAGATGAGCACTAATTGTCATGAACCAGGTTTACGACATGGGGGATAATGGCTTTAGGGCCTGTACGAGGTGACCCTGGACCCAAGAGGCGCGAAGGCGCCATGAAAGGCAGCCGCACCTCAAGGGCAGGGAGGAGGTATAACTAGATTGGTTTATTCTTGCTTGCCTCATAACGATTACAGGGGGGCCTTTATATAGGGAAGACTCGACTTGACATCGAAGAAACTAATCtctactttcctaacaaaccatATCTCAATATTCTTATCTATCTCGTGCCTAACTAATTTAGGAGATGCTAATGGGATATTGTCCCTTATATGGATACCTAGGGCTGTGGCCCTATAGGGATGTACGCCCATGACACTAATCTTGGACAGTTCAATTATGAACTGTGGACGAGTTCCAGTCAGTCCATGGCTACGATCAGCTCAGGCTCATTAGTTCGAGCAATAACTGAACAGAAAATTGCACTCCTGGTCGCAACATATATGAACAACAGCATGGGGCACTCATGTTTTGGTTTATCCTAATAACTGAGGCCTGCCAGATTACTGAACATGAAACAAGCACTCAAGCAGCATCCTGTTAATAAAGTATACTACGTAGATAGCACTTACAGTAGTGAGCAAGGTGACTGATGCCCATTTACATAGTATGCAAACAAGTAAAGAGTCGTAATGCTGTCCTTTAATGTAGTAGAACATCGGCAATCTTTGAACCAGATTAAATAGCATCTTCTCATAGAAGCTGGTGGCAGGTTGATTGTATGAAATGACATGCAAATATACACCCCTGCAATTGATGATACTTGTAGCATATTTAATCACCTCCTGAACCAGGGAAGATGGTGCAGTTGAAAATTATGGTTACCATTAGAAGAattaaacaaaatttaaataaagACAGGGCAGAAGGAACTAACCTATGCCAAGGTTTCTGTAATGATCTACCACACCAAGCATTAAAATATATGCAAGTGTTAGGCCTTTCTGTGAATTGTTGTAGCTAAACAGATCTTCAATCTGCAAAGGAAAATAGTCAGCTCCATAAACTTGCCGATAAAATGTGATTTTCAGGAGGACTTCCTGTACCTCACTGTCTTCTGCAGGGACTATCTTCATGGTAACAAAACCAACTAGCTCATCCCTGTGGCTATCTGATTCGCTGGTGTCATTAACAACACTCAAGAAAAAATCCCTCTCATACCTGAAGAAAAGCACAGAGAACAAAACGAATGCTAAGAGAAAATGCATGCGCTTTTGAAGCATGTATCCACAATAGTTTGAAATGCAATCCGCAACTAAGTTTTACAGTTGACACATAAGCAAGGATAACACGGTGCTATCAATTTGTGTACCTTACTGGAAATAGATCAACATGAATCTGCTCGAGCACTTCCAGATCAGAGGGCCGAATTGGCCGGAATTTTATAGTAGATGGAATTCAGATGTTGGGCCCAACATGAGAAGCTCGAGCCTGAAGTTCCACTAGAGATGACTGCAAGCACAATTTCCCCCAACATTCAGTGTGTCAGCTCCAGCATCCACCATGCCGCTTCCAATCCAAACCGCCACAGGCAACTGCAAGAGCCACGACAGTAAGGCAGCAGTTCAAAACAGTAAGCTGTCCACTAAACAGCAGTCGGTGGAAACCCTAACGCTAGAGATATATGCATCCCCAGTGTTCTTTGGAATCGAACCTTTGCGGAGCACACGAGCAGAGGAATCGTATGCTCCGCTTCATCAGGCGCAGCTGCATCACATTAGTTTCCGGTCGAATACACCGTTGGGAACAGGAACTCGTCAATTAACATCGCCAATGCAGCAAGCAAACAACACGATCGTGATCAAATCAGCAGCGTCAGATGGGCAGAGAGGTCCAAAGCGAGACGAATCGGATGTAACCTAATAATTGGTGGTGGATCATCGGTGGGGAGAGATGAATGGGGGGAGGAACTAACCTTGCCGatggccggccgccgcctcggtcCAAAGCTCCAGAGGCTGAGGAGCGGGGTCAGATCGTGTTCCTCGGTTCGATTTGGTGGCGGCGTTGGCGAAGACGAAGATTGGGGCCGGTGCCCGGAGAAGGCGATTGTTCTGGAATGTTTTTGTTCAGTTAACGAGAAATGTCAATGATCGGGTTTTCAGCTAATCGGTTCGTTTTTCGGTTTAAACCATATAACTGAATTTGTGAACTGACAAGGAAATAAACATAATCAAATCATAAATTTTAACAGAACTTCCAACAAATATATGACTCGAGAAATCTCAAACTAGCAGGCCTTGACATAACCGAAGGTCATGCAGGCTCGAAGTAGCAACAAATTTCAGAAACACTCCATACAAATATATATTGAAATAGGTATAAAGTATATAATTACATAGGTTTAGACTGTTTATCATTAATTCGGTCTAATCAGTTAATCGAGATTAATAATAATTTATTTCGGTGAATCACACTTGGCCACCGAAAATAGTGACGGTTagttcggtttcggtttttTTACACCATGACCCACACCTAGTCCGCATGGACTTTTACTAAAATCACAACACATAATTGAGTATAGTTACTCTATTAAAAACTACTTCACATGTACTAATAACCATTTAATGGACTAAAATCATTGAAGGTACTCTTGTTACTAAACCATGTAGTCTATTGAGTAGTATAACTTTGTTAGTGAAAATCTCATATTTTGGGCTCCACCATCccacacatgtttttttttgtcgtaACAAGTTTCAGTAACTACTCCACATGTTAGAGGGTTTGTTACTGATGGTAAAGCAATGATTTTAATAATCACCTGTTGGAGATGTCATTTTATTGTGTaaaaggagaagagagaaTATAGTTGTCGCTTGGTCCATAGTTGTGTAATATCATTATCCGCGTACAACCTCACATTTAATGATTACTCTTAAATAAACTATTTATGGCCAATTCCGGATAGTATACATAGTGAGTCGAAGCGTTATATTTTCCCACCATCACCTTCATTGTCCCCTTGCTAAATTTCTCTATGTTTCCACCTTGTCTTCTCCCTCGCTCCTTCACCCGTGTTGCTGATCGGAGAGTAGAAGGGGATGAGGGGATGATGGCATATTGGCATGAAGATGCATGAAGGTGCAATATTGATAGCGGCGAAGAAATTCCTTATCGACAACATGGATAAGACCAAATCAGCCTCTTGGCCTTGGCCGAAACATGGAGGCGTTGTTTGCTGGTGTTTCACGAAAACTCGACTCCACCTAGGATTTGTTGCCGTGGATGAATTATATGGCTGAATGGCGACGACCACAAGTCCTAGGGGCATCCTCCCCCGATGATGGTTGCGCCGTAGGGGCACACGTGGCCTCCTTCTGGGTACGCACGAGCATCTTTTCCCCAGCTATCTACCCTCTATATAAAGTACTTCCGCCGATTCTAAATccttatctcaaatttgcctaaatatggacgtatctatttttaaaaggtgtctagatacatgtaagattttgacaacaatttaggatcggagggagtaatccCACGTAGTTTCATTTTGTTTAATTAGAACTTTTTTCAGCGTAAAACACAGGAGGGACACAACTTCACCGCAGTACTGTCCTAGGGAGTATGTACTCACCGGAGCAAACTTGCCAGCTACGTCACGGCATACGTGGATTATCTCTCCTCACCGTTGAGTCGTTGTTTGACCCAAAGACAAGTTTTTACGGAACAGTAGTTTTGCTCCCTCTCCACAGTCTAACTCGTTACCGGATCTCGAAATGCATCCGACGCCTTCCACATAAACCCCCGGCCGACGAGGCGGCCGCAGAAGAGAGAAGCCCCTTCTAGTCGCGCGTCCCGAGATTCGTGTCGGTCACGCCGGCGCGCACCGCCTCGCCGCCAAATCCCGggacccgccgccgcaagaCGCCTACCCATCCTCTCGATTCTGGTCGCGCCCCTGCCCGACCTAGCACGACGCACGCCGACGGCGATGCCTCCGAAGTCCAGGAAGGCGAAGGGCGGCCGCGGTTCCCCGCGGAAGGTCCATAagaaggccgccgccgtcccagAACCTAGCCCCGACCACGAGTACCCCTACGACGCCGAGGTCCCCAatgccgcggcggccgccgacgcgctAGAGCGCCTCGACGTCTCCGCCGAGACCGCTGAGGATGCTCCCGTTGAGACGCCGCCTCCCCAGCCCGAggtccccgcgccgccgcctgctcagCCGCACATGGAAGCTTCGTCGTCTGGGAGTGCTGCGGCGGATGGGGGCCGGGAGGAAGAGGCCATGAGAAGGCTGCAGGAGCTGGTGGGGATCGGTCGCGAAGAGGCGGAGTtgactgaggaggaggcgcgcgcgaATGATCAGAGGCAGGAGGACGAGGTGATGCGTTTGTCCATCTCAATATTTGCGACTCGTGAATTGTTTTAGCTGGTCAGTACACCGCGAAGCATAATTGAGTAGCTTCACTGCCtcagaaaaaaagatgagTAGCTTCTATAATGGATAGGAGACATTGTAGTGAACtgtatgatttttttcctgGTGCTTGCTTACTGATTCTTGAGGGCCAACTAAGGCCTGTGATCATTTTGCATCTCTATGTGGACTAGCTGCCGAAGGATCATGCAAATCACACTGAGAGAAGAGGTGCCATATAGTTAAGTCATGCCCGAATTTGTTGTCAATCTGCATAATTGGGTTGAGGATCATGGTTTAATGGTTTATGTCACTCCTAGGAAACTAACCGGAGAAATTAAGAGCATGTCGTGCACATTCAATGGCATAGGTGTCAAATAGTTCGATACTTTTATTCAAAGGGAGCCTTCAGATAATCAGATGTAGTTaattcttcttttgttgttatCTTGTTTTATAGTTGGATGTGTGGTTATCACTTCTTTTAGTCTGATAAAATCTAAATCCAATGCTCAGATATGTGCCCTGGAAGCAATTTTTGGCGACACTGTAGTCATTTTCAATAGAAATGAAGGCCAGCGGTCTTTCCAGGTATATCCCTCATGATCAATTTTCAGGTCATATTCTTACCTGTAAGGGCAAGGGTTTCATCTGTTATTGTAATTACAGGTTCACGTGCATATTGAGATCCCAGATGGTACAGATGTATCAGTGAGGCTAAGTTATGGTGCTGGAACACTAAATTATAAGGGAATACGTGATGGTGATGCCTCTGATGATCTTGTTTACAAGTTTAGAGTTGAGCATTTACCTCCAATCCTGTTAACATGTCTCCTGCCTTCGTCATACCCAAGTCATCAACCTCCCTTTTTCACCATGTCCACCGAATGGCTGGACAAAGTGATGATTTCGTCATTATGTCACATGCTGGATATAATCTGGGAAGAGCAACATGGCATGGAAGTAATATATCAGTGGGTCCAATGGCTCCAAAGCTCTTCCCTTTCTTACTTAGGGTTTGATAATGAGATAGTCTTAAGCAAGGGTGGTCTAACATCTGTTGAAGATGGTGGAGATAAGCATGCTTGTCCAGACAATGCTGCACCTGATGTTACAATTCCAAGAATTATTAGATACAATGATGATAAGCGACATGAAGCCTTTTTGCATGCTATCCATGACTGCATGATTTGTTTCAGCGAGTTTCCTGGTAACTCTTTCTCCCATTTCCACACAACTCTTACCATAATTGATGTGTATCGTCCTGTGTCCTGTGGTGGTCCTTGTTCATCGTGGAACTGTCTTGGTTacatattactccctccgttccataataagtgtctcagatttagtacaaaatctgagacactaattattgatcggagggagtaccagtTTACCACTCCACATGCAGTTTAGTTCCCAAAGCattcccttttttcttttacaatTAGTGACTAGATATGGTAAGTGTAATAGCATTTATTCTGTCCTTATTAGAGGTTCTCATTTGGATGGATAAATGCTCGGCCCTTGTTCTGAGCGAAATTGTCTTGTTTGTAAATTCTAACTTTGTAAGtatagtactacctccgtccaacaatactAGGCATATTAGCTTTCCTTTGACCAAGAGTTATCcgttaatactccctctgttcctttAAACAAGGCGTATAAGAATTTTTGCTAAGAGCAAGGAGTTGTAGTGCGCCTCCAGTATTCTAATTAATCTCTTCGTTATGAGCGCAGTGGCTACGCTGGTTGGCTGCATGCAAGGCAAAACTTCTAAttaatcattttgatgcacGATCTGCCTTTTCTCAttggctgcatgcatgctcagcAGTTAATGAGACATTATGCACGTTGTTCATAGGATcttctgaagaaaaaatatgCGCCTTGTTCacaggaacggagggagtacaatttatGACATtaaattgatatcattgtatttgtattcaaaagtacttgcttatggttatgattcgATCACATTACTCACATATTAATGAAGttatttttggtcaaagccttggtCAAATGAAACCTAATAAGCCTTGTATTGTTGAAAGGAGCATTACGAGTCTTCATGATGCATGCCCGACTTGGATGGTTTCCATTTACAATTTTGTTAACCCTTCTTATTTGAATTAATGACGCCTCTATGTTTAAGTCTAATTTATTACCTCTCCAGGTGTTGATTTCATCAAACTTCCATGCCATCATTTCTTTTGCCAGAAATGCATGCAAACATATTGCAAAATGCATGTCAAGGAAGGAACTGTAGTGAAGTTATTGTGTCCTGATACAAAATGTCAAGGCATTGTTCCTCCCAATATATTGAAAAGGCTGCTGGGGAAGGACGAATTTGAACGTTGGGAAGGGTTGCTTCTTCAGAGAACTCTTGACGCCATGGCTGATGTAGTTTATTGTCCTAGATGTCAAACTGCTTGTTTGGAAGATGCAGGCGATGAAGCTGTGTGTTCAGGTTGTTTATTCAGCTTCTGCACACTCTGTAGAGAGCGCCGTCATGTTGGGGTGGAATGTTTAAGTCCAGAAGAAAAGCTTCTTATTTTGGAGGTAGGAGGACTACATCTCACACGCATATAATTGTTTTTGCAATATGTTTGATCATTAGCACAATTCCTGTGCGTCACCATGGACTAACAAATATGGCATGTTTAAGAACACTGAAAATACTATTTTTCTCTGATTCAGATCAACTCGTTATCTGCTTTTGTCTCAATTGTTTGTGCCTGATCAACAGTGACGTGTGGCCTGAATGTCAGACGCCAGTCCGCCACCACCAATTGAGATCTAGGAGTACAGATATCCAACACATCATCATATAATGTCATGACAAATTTCCATTAGGTTATACTGTCTTCATTACCCCAGTGACGTCCGGCCAAGGGTTGACAAATCACCAATTGGATACTGACATATAAtttactagaagcttctagatTCAGTTCCTCTTGGACCCTGGCATGCGATGAGGTGTCGGTTCGAACAGTACATGATGAAGTGGAGAGTTTACCTTGCCCCAATCAATCCCTAAGCTGAAGTTTTGATCCTGTCTCTTCTGTCCGTAGACCATTGGTTTCAATCTAGGATAGTATAATGTAACTGTTCCAACAGTGTGATACAAGTTAACGTCAAGTAACTACTGATTACTATATCCTGGCCAATGGTAAAGTTATGAAGACCAGGTAGGATGGTGATTGGAGGTCGTTTTAAGGCATGGCTGGTGGCTGTAGGAAGAAGATAGGTCTTGGATGCCGTGAGAGGATCTGAGGATGTCCTATCCTGTTGTGGACCTTGGTCCACAACGGCCAACGGGGTAAATTGGGTGCGGTATAGACCAGAAGATCAGGATTGGGCACTCACCCTCAACAATTCGGCAGCAGGGCTCGTCCCTGATGTGATTAGAGGCTCTAAGGCCTTCCACAGTGGTGCATCGGTTCGAAATAGATATGGGACCCATTCCTGTTTAGATCGCTTCACAAAATTTGCTACAACGTTTGCACCGGTGCAAAGTATCTCAGTAGGCCCCACTATATAATAATCTAGTAGGAAAAGGCTTTCTTACCTCGCCAATTGCAGCAGTGGgtctctcttttctctctccctctcctacTTTTCTACTCAGTTTACACAGTTTGCTCCGGTTCTTAAACAAAGATCGGTTTCATGGAATCTTTTTGCATGCACCGGCTAACCTGATCTAAGTCGGATCTCAATTCAAACTGAAGACTGCAACTATATCTCTACTTTCCTAGTTTAATTGGACTCTTCCTAATTTAACCTGAATCTTTCTAATAGACCATATCGTATCCTACCAGGATACATACTAAATTTATTCCTTCTCCTAATATTTTATCTCTAACATAATCTATCCAATGCCTTCACGTTTATGCCTATGTTCTGCGCTTTCTCCACGATGACCATAACATATCCACTAGTGGCTCACATTGATTTTTGTACTCCCcccgtccaacaaagatgtctcaagtttgtcaaaatttggatggaTCTAGCCATGACTTAGTgtgtagatgcattcaaatttagtcaaagttgagacatcctttgttggatggaggaagtaagTGATTTGCTATCTGATTTGGGTCTGAATATCAATCATTCTAAATCTAAGGGGTGTTCTTGTAGGCTTTTAACTTGATAGACAAGTATGTCTGTATAAGTTGCCAACATATTTTTCTGTGGTAACACTTAACATCCTTTGGCCATATAAgttgttctttttgtaaataatAGTTGGATACGGATATGTGGTTTACTGCAGTTTACATCTAGGTGTTTGCAAGCATAGATGTGCATATGTTTTTCTTCTATCCATTCTCTGGATGATTGCCCTAAAGAGAATTTACATTTTGATCAAGTTTGGTAACAGTGAGACCAGACTATTCTTCCCAGAGTGATTTATGTCTGGGGACATTTACTTATGTTCTTCATtagttaatttttttgttaaatgATTGCTGCAAAATGCTAACTTTCTTTTGATTGATATAGAAACGCCAAAAGTCAGGGCTAGTAAATGGAGATATCCAGAAGATTATGGATGAAGTACGCAGTGTCAAGGAAATTTTGAAGGATGCAAAACAGTGCCCACGATGCAAAATTGCTATATCTAAGACAGAAGGATGCAATAAGATGACCTGTTGGAACTGTGGGCGGTTCTTCTGCTACCAATGCAATGCTGCAATTAGTGGATATGATCATTTCAAGTAAG contains:
- the LOC100820867 gene encoding S-norcoclaurine synthase 1 yields the protein MRKSQSHDFETDVPAAELWEVYGTLRAAELLPELLPQVLSKVELVSGDGGLGTILELTFPPGIPGLEKYKEKFTKIDNEKYIKEAETIDGDVLKLGFLYYMVRFEIIVKGPSSSVIRSTIEYEIDDGHPELESMVSTAPLAATAERFAGYIKEQKIAQSST
- the LOC100832737 gene encoding E3 ubiquitin-protein ligase RNF14 produces the protein MPPKSRKAKGGRGSPRKVHKKAAAVPEPSPDHEYPYDAEVPNAAAAADALERLDVSAETAEDAPVETPPPQPEVPAPPPAQPHMEASSSGSAAADGGREEEAMRRLQELVGIGREEAELTEEEARANDQRQEDEICALEAIFGDTVVIFNRNEGQRSFQVHVHIEIPDGTDVSVRLSYGAGTLNYKGIRDGDASDDLVYKFRVEHLPPILLTCLLPSSYPSHQPPFFTMSTEWLDKVMISSLCHMLDIIWEEQHGMEVIYQWVQWLQSSSLSYLGFDNEIVLSKGGLTSVEDGGDKHACPDNAAPDVTIPRIIRYNDDKRHEAFLHAIHDCMICFSEFPGVDFIKLPCHHFFCQKCMQTYCKMHVKEGTVVKLLCPDTKCQGIVPPNILKRLLGKDEFERWEGLLLQRTLDAMADVVYCPRCQTACLEDAGDEAVCSGCLFSFCTLCRERRHVGVECLSPEEKLLILEKRQKSGLVNGDIQKIMDEVRSVKEILKDAKQCPRCKIAISKTEGCNKMTCWNCGRFFCYQCNAAISGYDHFKGDCVVFDQEELDRWELENRNQRQAVAQAHADMFEGEYAYPCPTCRQPTPKIGNNNHLFCWACQRHFCALCRKHVHKTSEHFGPKGCKQHTADP